Proteins encoded by one window of Esox lucius isolate fEsoLuc1 chromosome 4, fEsoLuc1.pri, whole genome shotgun sequence:
- the LOC114839097 gene encoding small integral membrane protein 32: MLRQLLLNSTNAPDFDIGMAHHTQAPGSVNTSQGSVSIAALLRPTGSRGGLRESGEMNKPDLATYLVICLVLFLLVLLIVFFINCQLRNSFFASMPYDRSLREARTSYK; this comes from the coding sequence ATGTTGAGACAACTCCTGCTGAATTCCACCAACGCACCGGACTTCGACATTGGGATGGCTCACCACACACAAGCGCCCGGATCCGTTAACACGTCTCAAGGCTCGGTGAGCATAGCGGCCTTACTCAGGCCCACGGGCAGCAGGGGCGGACTGCGGGAGAGCGGGGAGATGAACAAACCGGATTTGGCCACCTACTTGGTTATCTGTCTTGTGCTGTTTCTGCTTGTGCTCCTCATCGTTTTCTTCATCAACTGTCAGCTGAGGAACTCCTTCTTCGCCTCCATGCCCTATGATAGGTCACTTAGAGAGGCCCGGACCTCTTATAA